In Raphanus sativus cultivar WK10039 unplaced genomic scaffold, ASM80110v3 Scaffold2221, whole genome shotgun sequence, one DNA window encodes the following:
- the LOC108830069 gene encoding MLP-like protein 34 — protein MAEAATTKASTLVEKLETDVEIKASAGQFYYMVARPHHVSKACPGKIRDCDLHEGEWGKVGSIVHCYYVLDGEAKMTKESIEAVEPEKNLISFRVIEGDLMKEYKSFLTTIQVTPKHGGPGSIVHWHLEYEKISDEVAHPETLLQFCIELCKEMDEHLLSEE, from the exons ATGGCTGAGGCTGCAACAACCAAGGCGTCTACTTTGGTCGAGAAGCTTGAGACAGACGTGGAGATCAAAGCTTCGGCTGGACAGTTTTATTACATGGTCGCCAGACCACACCATGTCTCCAAAGCATGTCCAGGCAAGATTAGAGATTGTGATCTGCACGAAGGTGAATGGGGCAAGGTCGGCTCTATCGTCCACTGTTACTACGTTCTTG ATGGGGAGGCAAAGATGACCAAGGAGAGTATCGAGGCAGTGGAGCCGGAAAAGAACTTGATCTCGTTCAGGGTTATAGAAGGTGATCTGATGAAAGAGTACAAAAGCTTCTTGACCACGATCCAGGTGACCCCTAAGCATGGAGGGCCAGGGAGTATTGTGCACTGGCACCTTGAGTATGAGAAGATTAGCGACGAGGTTGCTCATCCCGAGACTCTCCTCCAGTTCTGTATTGAACTCTGCAAAGAGATGGACGAACATCTCTTGTCTGAGGAATAG